Proteins co-encoded in one Populus trichocarpa isolate Nisqually-1 chromosome 10, P.trichocarpa_v4.1, whole genome shotgun sequence genomic window:
- the LOC7489566 gene encoding uncharacterized protein LOC7489566 isoform X4 — MSGAGTPDFFYREAQRLGYVARSAFKLLQIQKKHKLIAPGSSVLDLGCAPGAWLQVACQSLGPLKNGGAVVGIDLKKVKVPPLYCDSRVQTVCADVMKLPKNQKGFSVVLSDMCPLVSGITTRDAALSAELGMQALGLAVGRAATAHLDEIRTDRLLNDSVCTADDNGILQPGGHLVIKLLESEDNKEFSRICKPLFRKASWLRPKATRSSSREIYLICQGLLS, encoded by the exons ATGAGTGGAGCAGGAACACCGGATTTCTTCTACAGAGAAGCTCAACGCCTTGGATATGTTGCTCGTTCTGCTTTCAAG ctTCTTCagatacaaaaaaaacacaagttgaTAGCCCCAGGTTCCTCTGTTCTTGACCTTGGTTGTGCTCCTGGTGCTTGGCTCCAG GTTGCTTGCCAGAGCTTGGGTCCTCTAAAGAATGGTGGGGCTGTTGTGGGTATTGATCTCAAG AAGGTGAAAGTCCCTCCTCTTTACTGTGATTCAAGGGTTCAAACTGTTTGTGCTGATGTTATGAAACTCCCCAAAAACCAA AAGGGTTTTTCTGTGGTACTCTCAGACATGTGTCCCTTGGTTTCTGGTATCACAACTAGAGATGCAGCTTTATCTGCAGAGTTAGGAATGCAAGCACTTGGTCTGGCTGTAGGTCGAGCAGCAACAGCTCATCTTGATGAGATTAGAACAGACAGGCTGTTAAATGATTCTGTGTGCACTGCAGATGATAATGGTATATTGCAACCAGGTGGACACCTAGTAATTAAGCTTCTAGAGAGTGAGGATAACAAAG AATTTAGCCGGATTTGCAAGCCACTCTTCAGAAAGGCATCATGGTTGAGGCCCAAGGCCACGAGGTCTTCATCGAGAgagatttatttgatttgtcaaGGTCTGCTGTCTTAG
- the LOC7489566 gene encoding uncharacterized protein LOC7489566 isoform X2, with translation MSGAGTPDFFYREAQRLGYVARSAFKLLQIQKKHKLIAPGSSVLDLGCAPGAWLQVACQSLGPLKNGGAVVGIDLKKVKVPPLYCDSRVQTVCADVMKLPKNQVRALSPRKGFSVVLSDMCPLVSGITTRDAALSAELGMQALGLAVGRAATAHLDEIRTDRLLNDSVCTADDNGILQPGGHLVIKLLESEDNKEFSRICKPLFRKASWLRPKATRSSSREIYLICQGLLS, from the exons ATGAGTGGAGCAGGAACACCGGATTTCTTCTACAGAGAAGCTCAACGCCTTGGATATGTTGCTCGTTCTGCTTTCAAG ctTCTTCagatacaaaaaaaacacaagttgaTAGCCCCAGGTTCCTCTGTTCTTGACCTTGGTTGTGCTCCTGGTGCTTGGCTCCAG GTTGCTTGCCAGAGCTTGGGTCCTCTAAAGAATGGTGGGGCTGTTGTGGGTATTGATCTCAAG AAGGTGAAAGTCCCTCCTCTTTACTGTGATTCAAGGGTTCAAACTGTTTGTGCTGATGTTATGAAACTCCCCAAAAACCAAGTTAGGGCACTCTCTCCTCGG AAGGGTTTTTCTGTGGTACTCTCAGACATGTGTCCCTTGGTTTCTGGTATCACAACTAGAGATGCAGCTTTATCTGCAGAGTTAGGAATGCAAGCACTTGGTCTGGCTGTAGGTCGAGCAGCAACAGCTCATCTTGATGAGATTAGAACAGACAGGCTGTTAAATGATTCTGTGTGCACTGCAGATGATAATGGTATATTGCAACCAGGTGGACACCTAGTAATTAAGCTTCTAGAGAGTGAGGATAACAAAG AATTTAGCCGGATTTGCAAGCCACTCTTCAGAAAGGCATCATGGTTGAGGCCCAAGGCCACGAGGTCTTCATCGAGAgagatttatttgatttgtcaaGGTCTGCTGTCTTAG
- the LOC7489566 gene encoding uncharacterized protein LOC7489566 isoform X3 — protein MSGAGTPDFFYREAQRLGYVARSAFKLLQIQKKHKLIAPGSSVLDLGCAPGAWLQVACQSLGPLKNGGAVVGIDLKKVKVPPLYCDSRVQTVCADVMKLPKNQQKGFSVVLSDMCPLVSGITTRDAALSAELGMQALGLAVGRAATAHLDEIRTDRLLNDSVCTADDNGILQPGGHLVIKLLESEDNKEFSRICKPLFRKASWLRPKATRSSSREIYLICQGLLS, from the exons ATGAGTGGAGCAGGAACACCGGATTTCTTCTACAGAGAAGCTCAACGCCTTGGATATGTTGCTCGTTCTGCTTTCAAG ctTCTTCagatacaaaaaaaacacaagttgaTAGCCCCAGGTTCCTCTGTTCTTGACCTTGGTTGTGCTCCTGGTGCTTGGCTCCAG GTTGCTTGCCAGAGCTTGGGTCCTCTAAAGAATGGTGGGGCTGTTGTGGGTATTGATCTCAAG AAGGTGAAAGTCCCTCCTCTTTACTGTGATTCAAGGGTTCAAACTGTTTGTGCTGATGTTATGAAACTCCCCAAAAACCAA CAGAAGGGTTTTTCTGTGGTACTCTCAGACATGTGTCCCTTGGTTTCTGGTATCACAACTAGAGATGCAGCTTTATCTGCAGAGTTAGGAATGCAAGCACTTGGTCTGGCTGTAGGTCGAGCAGCAACAGCTCATCTTGATGAGATTAGAACAGACAGGCTGTTAAATGATTCTGTGTGCACTGCAGATGATAATGGTATATTGCAACCAGGTGGACACCTAGTAATTAAGCTTCTAGAGAGTGAGGATAACAAAG AATTTAGCCGGATTTGCAAGCCACTCTTCAGAAAGGCATCATGGTTGAGGCCCAAGGCCACGAGGTCTTCATCGAGAgagatttatttgatttgtcaaGGTCTGCTGTCTTAG
- the LOC7489566 gene encoding uncharacterized protein LOC7489566 isoform X1 produces MSGAGTPDFFYREAQRLGYVARSAFKLLQIQKKHKLIAPGSSVLDLGCAPGAWLQVACQSLGPLKNGGAVVGIDLKKVKVPPLYCDSRVQTVCADVMKLPKNQVRALSPRQKGFSVVLSDMCPLVSGITTRDAALSAELGMQALGLAVGRAATAHLDEIRTDRLLNDSVCTADDNGILQPGGHLVIKLLESEDNKEFSRICKPLFRKASWLRPKATRSSSREIYLICQGLLS; encoded by the exons ATGAGTGGAGCAGGAACACCGGATTTCTTCTACAGAGAAGCTCAACGCCTTGGATATGTTGCTCGTTCTGCTTTCAAG ctTCTTCagatacaaaaaaaacacaagttgaTAGCCCCAGGTTCCTCTGTTCTTGACCTTGGTTGTGCTCCTGGTGCTTGGCTCCAG GTTGCTTGCCAGAGCTTGGGTCCTCTAAAGAATGGTGGGGCTGTTGTGGGTATTGATCTCAAG AAGGTGAAAGTCCCTCCTCTTTACTGTGATTCAAGGGTTCAAACTGTTTGTGCTGATGTTATGAAACTCCCCAAAAACCAAGTTAGGGCACTCTCTCCTCGG CAGAAGGGTTTTTCTGTGGTACTCTCAGACATGTGTCCCTTGGTTTCTGGTATCACAACTAGAGATGCAGCTTTATCTGCAGAGTTAGGAATGCAAGCACTTGGTCTGGCTGTAGGTCGAGCAGCAACAGCTCATCTTGATGAGATTAGAACAGACAGGCTGTTAAATGATTCTGTGTGCACTGCAGATGATAATGGTATATTGCAACCAGGTGGACACCTAGTAATTAAGCTTCTAGAGAGTGAGGATAACAAAG AATTTAGCCGGATTTGCAAGCCACTCTTCAGAAAGGCATCATGGTTGAGGCCCAAGGCCACGAGGTCTTCATCGAGAgagatttatttgatttgtcaaGGTCTGCTGTCTTAG